The genomic stretch CATTGAAGTCGACATCACCGGCACAGGCAACTGGCAAACATACGACGTGGTCGATCTCTCGGCCGGCAAGAATCAGAAGATTGCATTCGCTGATGACTTTCAAGCTTATTGGGTCCGTCTTACTTCGTCTGCGCCCGGCAAGATGACCGGCCAGCTAACGTACGAGTAGTTCTTCGAGAGCGGCCGAGCCAGATTGCGGTTACATGAACTAGCAACAAGCGGTTATCGTAGCGAAGTCGGAATCTATTCGCTCGCTACGAAACTGCTGAACTGCCTTACATGATTGACCGCATCGTACCGACAAGACGGCCGTCCGGCCGCATTCGTGGCTACCAGCAGTGGCGTTCCCTCTTGTTTTTGCACTGGCCAGTACCGGTCGCTACGCTTCGCCGTTTGGTTCCCGACTCGCTCGAGATCGATACTTACGACGGTGTGGCCTACATCGGAGTGGTTCCCTTCTCGATGTTTGGCGTTCGCCCCGGCTGGTGGCCGGAGGCCTGGGCGTTCAACTTCCTGGAAACCAATGTCCGAACTTATGTCGTGCGAGACGGGAAACCGGGGGTCTATTTCTTTTCGCTCGACGCGGCAAACGGGTTAGCCGTATGGGCCGCTCGCCAGTTCTGGGGTTTGCCGTACTTCCATGCCAAGATGAGCCTCGAAGCGTCTTCCGACGAAGTTCGCTATCAAACGGTTCGTCGGCAAGGTGGGGCCAAGCATCGTGTTCGATATCGGATCGGCGAAGCGCTTCCGCCGTCTGATCCAGACTCGCTGGAGTTCTTTTTCCTCGAGCGTTACCTCCTGTTCGTCGAACGAAAAGGAAAACTCTTCTCAGGCCAGGTCCATCACACCCCTTACCCTGCCCACACCGCAGAGTTATTGGAAATCGAGGACTCGCTTCTAGCAGCGGCAGGAATAGACGATTACGCGCAAACTCCGTCGTTTGCTCACTACTCCCCAGGAGTAAATGTCGAGATTTACGATCTCCAACAAATTTTTTGACGCACAAGTCGACCGAAAAACGCTTAGTAGATATAGATAGGCATCGGCGGTCTTTTTCGAGTCACGATTTCCCTGCCCACGGGGGGACACCTTCCGCGATTTA from Blastopirellula marina encodes the following:
- a CDS encoding YqjF family protein, producing the protein MIDRIVPTRRPSGRIRGYQQWRSLLFLHWPVPVATLRRLVPDSLEIDTYDGVAYIGVVPFSMFGVRPGWWPEAWAFNFLETNVRTYVVRDGKPGVYFFSLDAANGLAVWAARQFWGLPYFHAKMSLEASSDEVRYQTVRRQGGAKHRVRYRIGEALPPSDPDSLEFFFLERYLLFVERKGKLFSGQVHHTPYPAHTAELLEIEDSLLAAAGIDDYAQTPSFAHYSPGVNVEIYDLQQIF